In Leptospira harrisiae, a genomic segment contains:
- a CDS encoding prepilin peptidase: MDESVWLFLWTLSTYGILFFFGGALASFYTTLAERILLYCYGKKRKETKGLKRWKIIFTKPSHCPSCGHLVKKTYLTPIFGWFLTQGKCDNCKRSLAKLYPLSEFLFGLIAIFVYFVSEDIFGTLFLLFLLGHLLVSMMTDVAKFSLDYENLPFIICFGFLSNYFLFGESLQIETLWVFLGFLSFYLVIYLLFRGGTGLGDVLFSPIFSAIAGNPFWILYFNSTYLLAVGFSFLLRKKGDSLKGKKIPMGLYFSLGLFLTYFAKLLVHYYNWEGFPIYGTIE; encoded by the coding sequence ATGGACGAATCGGTTTGGTTATTTCTTTGGACCCTCTCGACCTATGGAATCCTATTTTTTTTTGGCGGGGCCTTAGCCAGTTTCTACACTACCCTTGCAGAACGCATTTTACTTTATTGTTACGGTAAAAAAAGAAAAGAAACAAAGGGTCTGAAACGTTGGAAAATTATTTTTACAAAACCTAGCCATTGTCCATCTTGCGGGCATTTGGTGAAAAAAACCTATCTCACCCCAATTTTTGGTTGGTTTTTGACTCAAGGTAAATGCGACAATTGCAAAAGAAGTTTAGCCAAACTCTACCCACTTTCGGAATTTTTATTTGGACTCATTGCAATCTTTGTCTACTTTGTTTCGGAAGATATTTTTGGAACTCTCTTCCTGCTTTTTTTATTGGGACATCTTCTTGTCTCCATGATGACAGACGTCGCCAAATTTTCCCTGGATTACGAAAACTTACCTTTTATCATTTGTTTCGGTTTTCTCTCCAACTACTTCTTGTTTGGTGAATCCTTGCAAATAGAAACCCTATGGGTGTTTTTAGGATTTCTATCATTTTACCTAGTCATTTACCTTCTTTTTCGTGGGGGGACTGGCCTTGGGGATGTGCTTTTTTCACCTATTTTTTCTGCCATTGCAGGAAATCCATTTTGGATTTTATACTTTAACTCCACATACCTTCTTGCCGTAGGTTTCAGTTTTCTTTTACGAAAAAAAGGAGACTCCTTAAAGGGGAAAAAAATCCCTATGGGACTCTACTTTTCCCTCGGACTATTTTTAACTTATTTTGCAAAACTTCTTGTCCACTACTACAATTGGGAGGGATTTCCGATCTATGGAACCATTGAATGA
- a CDS encoding pyridoxal phosphate-dependent aminotransferase, producing MDFANRMYGIDSSPIRKAFELARTIQNPINLSIGQPHFPCPPNIIEVLTKAARDGKTSYTLTGGIPELKSAMAEKYRTQNKISYAHEDRILVTSGISSALFLLFNALVNEGDECLVISPYFLMYPAMLKFYGGKVVPLEESFKPEDLESLKSRKFKLIIFSNPSNPTGKVLSKEQLRALANLAEATGAYLISDEIYELFDYDKKFFSIGSEYEKTITLTGFSKTYNMTGLRLATILAEDKVIKALTTLQQYTVVCAPSITQWAGIEALNTDMSVYIQDYKEKRDFVYDSLKDYYPIQKSGGAFYSFFQVPVTDEEFIQRAVKKDLILVPGFIFCDKKDYVRLSFATEWDTLKRGMKALQELSKES from the coding sequence ATGGATTTCGCAAATCGAATGTATGGGATTGACTCCTCCCCCATCCGTAAGGCTTTTGAGCTTGCACGGACCATCCAAAACCCGATCAATCTCAGTATCGGACAACCTCACTTCCCTTGCCCACCTAACATCATAGAGGTTTTAACTAAAGCGGCTCGTGATGGAAAAACTTCATATACCTTAACTGGTGGGATTCCGGAACTAAAATCAGCAATGGCTGAAAAATACAGAACCCAAAACAAAATTTCTTATGCGCATGAAGACCGGATCCTTGTTACTTCAGGAATTTCTTCTGCTTTATTTTTACTCTTCAATGCACTTGTAAACGAAGGTGACGAATGTTTGGTCATCTCCCCTTACTTTTTAATGTATCCGGCGATGTTAAAATTCTATGGTGGAAAAGTAGTTCCACTGGAAGAAAGTTTCAAACCAGAAGATTTAGAATCTTTAAAATCTCGGAAATTCAAACTGATTATATTTTCCAATCCTTCCAATCCCACAGGAAAAGTCCTTTCCAAAGAACAACTGCGAGCCCTCGCGAACTTAGCGGAAGCTACTGGGGCATACCTGATCAGCGATGAAATTTATGAACTTTTTGATTATGATAAAAAGTTTTTTTCAATTGGTTCTGAGTATGAAAAAACCATCACACTCACAGGTTTTTCTAAAACCTATAATATGACAGGCCTTAGGCTTGCGACCATCCTTGCCGAAGACAAGGTGATCAAAGCTCTTACCACCTTACAGCAGTATACTGTCGTTTGTGCTCCTTCCATCACCCAATGGGCGGGAATTGAAGCACTGAATACAGATATGAGTGTCTACATCCAAGACTATAAAGAAAAACGTGACTTTGTTTATGATTCTTTAAAAGACTACTACCCCATCCAAAAATCGGGTGGGGCTTTTTATTCCTTTTTTCAAGTTCCAGTCACTGATGAAGAGTTCATCCAAAGAGCTGTCAAAAAAGATCTCATCCTTGTTCCTGGATTTATCTTTTGTGATAAAAAAGATTATGTGAGACTTTCCTTTGCTACAGAATGGGACACTTTAAAACGAGGGATGAAGGCCTTACAAGAACTTTCTAAGGAAAGTTAA